The genomic DNA CGGCGCGATCTCGTTGACGATCAGGCTGCCGTCCTGGAGCACGAAGAATTCCACGCACAGCACGCCGTGGTAGCCCAGGCCCTGCGCGATGGCCTGCGCGGCCGCGGTGGCCTGCGCCTGGCGTTCGGCGTGGGCGGCGTCAAGCTTGACCGGCGCCGCCGTCGACACGGCCAGGATGCCGTCGCGGTGCACGTTGCGCGCCACCGGGAACACCACGCTGGCGCCGTCGAAACCGCGCGCGATCACGACCGAGATCTCATAGTCCAGCGGCATCAGCGCTTCCAGCACGCAGGCCACGCCGCCGAACTCGGCGAACGCGGCCAGCGCAGCCTCGCGCGAATCGATGCGGGCCTGGCCCTTGCCGTCGTAGCCCAGGCGCGCGACCTTCAGGATGCCGGGGAACAGGCTGTCGGGCGCGGCGCGCAGGTCGGCCTCGCTGCGGATGGCGGCGTGCGGCGCGACCGGGATGCCCTGGCTGGCGATGAAGGCCTTCTCGGCGATGCGGTCCTGCACGATGGCGACCGCGTCGGCGGCCGGGCTGACGCGGCAACGCGCCGCCAGCGCGCGCAGGCTGTCGGCCGGCACGTTCTCGAATTCGGTGGTGACGGCCTGACAGGTCTGCGCCAGGCGCGCCAAGCCGTCTTCATCGTCATAGGCGGCCTGGATGTGCAGGTCCGCCACCATGCCCGCCGGGCATTCGGCGGCCGGGTCCAGCACCGCGACCTTGTAGCCCAGGCTTTGCGCCGCGTGGCAGAACATGCGGCCCAGCTGGCCGCCGCCCAGCAGGCCGAGCCAGCCGCCGGGGGCAATGGTGAAAGCAGTCGATTGCGTCATGGGGATCAGGCCTCGGGCGGAACCTTCATGTCGCGCGCGGCCTGCGTCTGGCGCGCGCGGAACGCCACCAGCTTCTTGTGCAGGCCGGCATCGGTGCCCGCCAGCGTGGCGATCAGGTGCAGCGCGGCGTTGGCGGCGCCGGCCTCGCCGATGGCGAAGGTGGCCACCGGCACGCCCTTGGGCATCTGCACGATGGACAGCAGCGAATCCTCGCCGCGCAGGTACTTGGACGGCACCGGCACGCCGAACACCGGCACCTCGGTCAGGGCCGCCATCATGCCCGGCAGGTGGGCCGCGCCGCCCGCGCCGGCGATGATGCCGCGCAGGCCGCGGTCGAACGCGGCGGCGCCGTACTCGGCCATGTCCTGCGGCATGCGGTGCGCGGAAATCACGCGCGCCTCGTACGGCACGCCGAAGTCTTCGAGCATGGTGACGGCGTGCTTCATGACCTCCCAATCGCTGGAAGAACCCATAATCACGCCCACCACGGGGGTGGCGTCTGCCGCTGCGGAAGTCTTGGCTGTCATAACCGGTGTCGAGTCGTTGAAAGGCCGCGGCCGTGCCGCGAAACCCGGTATTTTACCCGGCGCCGGCGCCACCCCTATGGCGTATTGCCCGAACCCAGCCAGAGATACCCGGCGGGATTGTCCGGGCAGGGCCCGAAACCGCATTGCAGCGTGGTGCTGCCCAGGTTGGCGAGCACCATGATGAAAAACAGGGCCATGATGACCACGCCCAGCACCGACACCGGCCGCTTGAGCATGTTGTCGCCCCATTTGCGGTCCACCGACAGCATCAGCACGCAGAACACGATCAGGGCGCCGAAGGCGATGAAGGCCCAGGTATAGAAGTGCAGGCCCAGGAACGGCGTGCCGTAGCCGGCATCGCCCGGGGCGATGTGCAACAGCACCTGGCGGCCCGACGCCACCATGCCGCCCAGCGAGGCGGCAATGGTCATGGCGTAGTGCATGGGAGACGGGCCCAGCCGCAGGTTCAGCAGCAGCCCCACCCCGGCCAGCATGAAGGCCACGCGTTGCAGCAGGCAGAGCGGGCACGGCAATTCGTCGTAGGCGAATTGCCAGGCGAAGGCCAGCCCGAGGATGGCGGTCACGCCCAGCAGGGCCAGGACGTTGAGCACGCGCGAGCCGCGCGCGGGATTGCGGGAAAAGATCATGTCGGCGGGGCCTACAGCGACAGCGCCAGCGGGCTGGTCATGTGGAACTGGCACCAGGCGGCGAACACCGCCAGGGTGATCAGCCAGAAAGCGACGCAGGGACGGCGCTTGCCCAGCAGGCCGAACCAGACGGCGACCAGTCCGGTCAGGAAAGGCAACATCATGATCATGCGCAGCTCCTTTCTGCATCCGGTGGGCGGCCAGGCCCAGGCGGCGGCTGCGGGCCGCGTCCGGCAAGTTGACAGAGAGAAAGCCGCGCGGGCGCGCCGACGGCTTCCTGTTGCAAGTTGCCGGCGAGTATAACGTAACAATACGCAATAATTCTTACCGAAAAACAGGGATTTCCCTGACGAACGGTCTGCGCCGGGTAAAAAAAACCGCCCGGCGATCGGGCGGTCTTTCGGGCGGTCTTTCGAATGGGCGGCGCGTCAGGCCACCAGGCGGTCGAGCGCTTCGCGATACTTGGCGGCCGTCTTTTCCAGCACGTCCTGCGGCAGGCGCGGCGCCGGCGGGGTCTTGTCCCAGGTCTGGGTCTCGAGCCAGTCGCGCACGAACTGCTTGTCGAACGAAGGCGGGCTGATGCCGACGCGGTAGCCGTCGGCCGGCCAGAAGCGCGAGGAGTCGGGCGTCAGCACTTCGTCCATCAGGTACAGCGTGCCGTCGTCGTCCAGGCCGAACTCGAACTTGGTGTCGGCGATGATGATGCCCTTGGTGGCGGCGAAGCGGGCCGCCTCGGCATACAGCTTGAGCGTGACGTCGCGGATGCGCTCGGCCATTTCCTGGCCGACTTCCTTGACCACATGCGCGAAATCGACGTTTTCGTCGTGCATGCCGAACTCGGCCTTGGCCGCCGGCGTGAAGATCGGCTCGGGCAGCTGGCTGGCCTGCTGCAGGCCGGCGGGCAGCTTGATGCCGCAGACGGCGCCGGTGGCCTGGTAATCCTTCCAGCCGGAACCGATCAGGTAGCCGCGGGCCACCGCTTCCACCAGGATCGGCTTGAGGCGCTTGACCACCACGGCGCGGCCGCGCACCTGGTCGACTTCGTCGGGCGCCACCACGTCTTCGGCCTTGATGCCGGTGGAGTGGTTCGGCAGGATGTGGGCCAGCTTCTGCAGCCAGAACTCGGTCAGTTCGGTCAGCACCTGCCCCTTGCCGGGAATGGGATCGTCGAGGATGACGTCGAACGCCGAGATGCGGTCCGACGCGACGATCAGCAACTTGTCGTCGCCCACCGCGTACATGTCGCGGACCTTACCGCGGCCCAGCAGCGGCAAGGACTTGATGCTGGATTGATGCAAAGCAGAAGTCACGGAAAAATGGCCTATGGCAAAAATGGGGGTCGCGCAAAGCGCATAGGTTACTGCAAATAGCCCCGTCTTGCCGCGCGGCGGGCCCCGGGTTAGTCTGGCCGGATTCCAAAAATGCGCCGGCCGCGCACCGCGTCACGGCGCCCCCTTTACCCCTGGAGGAGACAGAGTCGTATGCAGGATGCAACCCAGAAACGCCCGCCGCACGCCGACGCGCAGGTCCACCTGACCGGCGGCTGCCAATGCGGCGCGGTGCGCTACGCGGTGACCGAAGAGCCGATCATGGCGGCCACCTGTCATTGCCGCGATTGCCAGTATTCCAGCGGCGGCGCGCCGGCCCACGCGCTGATCCTGCCGGCCGGCTCGGTCACCCTGCTGCGCGGCAAGGCGCGCGAGCACCGCTACCAGGGCGATTCCGGCCACACCGTGATGCGCAGCTTCTGTGCCGACTGCGGCACGCCGCTGTTCGGCGGCTCGGAGGGCATGGGCTACGAGGTGGTGCGGGCCGGTTCACTGGACGACCCCGAGGCCTTCCACACCCGCGTCACCATGTGGACGGACTCGGCCCCGTCCTGGCACCACGTGGACAGGACCGTGCCGCATTTCCCCCGCAACGCGCCGCCCGCCTGACGGGGCCGGCGCGCAAAGAAAAAAAGGCGGACCCGCCAGGGGCCGCCTTTTTGCTGCCCGCCTTCCGGGGAAGGCGGCCGGTGGCTTACTGCACCACCTGGGTCAGCTTGCCCGAGGCGTACTGGGCGGCGATCTCGGTCAGCGGCAGCGCCTTGATCTTGCTGGCGTTGCCGGCGGTGCCGAACTCGGTGTAGCGAGCCACACAGATCGCCTTGGCGGCGGCGCGGGCCGGCTTCAGGTATTCGCGCGGGTCGAACTTCTCGGGGTTCTCGGCGAAGAAGCGGCGGATGGCGCCGGTCATGGCCAGGCGGATATCGGTGTCGATATTGATCTTACGCACGCCGTACTTGATGGCTTCCTGGATTTCCTCGACCGGCACGCCGTAGGTTTCCTTCATGTTGCCGCCGAATTCACGGATCTCGGCCAGCAGTTCCTGCGGCACGCTGGAGCTGCCGTGCATCACCAGGTGGGTGTTGGGCAGGCGGGCGTGGATTTCCTTGATGCGGGCGATCGACAGGATGTCGCCGGTGGGCTTGCGCGTGAACTTGTAGGCGCCGTGGCTGGTGCCGATGGCGATCGCCAGGGCGTCGAGCTGGGTGCGGCGCACGAAGTCGGCGGCCTGCTCCGGGTCGGTCAGCAGCTGGTCCATGGTCAGCTTGCCGTCGGCGCCGTGGCCGTCTTCCTTGTCGCCCTGCATGGTTTCGAGCGAGCCCAGGCAGCCCAGTTCGCCTTCGACCGTCACGCCCAGCTTGTGGGCCACGTCCACCACCTTCTTGGTGACCTCGACGTTGTAGTCGTAGTCGGCGATGGTCTTGCCGTCTTCCTTGAGCGAGCCGTCCATCATGACGCTGGAAAAGCCCAGGTCGATGGCGCCCTGGCAGACCTTGGGCGACTGGCCGTGGTCCTGGTGCATGACCACGGGGATGTGCGGGTAGGACTCCACGGCGGCCTGGATCAGGTGCTTCAGGAAGCCTTCGCCGGCGTACTTGCGGGCGCCGGCCGAGGCCTGCATGATCACCGGGCTGTCGGTCTCCGCCGCGGCTTCCATGATGGCCTGGACCTGTTCCAGGTTGTTGACGTTGAATGCCGGGATGCCGTAGCCGTGCTCGGCGGCGTGGTCGAGCAACTGGCGCATGGAGACTAGGGCCATGAGTGGTCCTCCTTAGGTACTGTCGATTGAAAGATGGTTGAAATCAAGCGGAATGGTGAGATTTTACGGGGGATTCGAAGAAAGGTCTTGAAACGACGGGTATCCCTATCCGCCAGGACTAAACCGGCCGCCCGAGCCGCGGCCGGGCGCCTCCCCCATAAGCAGGCCCGCCGTTAGGGGCGGCCGGCGCGCGGCACGTCCACCCGCGTCACCAGGATCCGCCCTTCGGGCCGGGCGCGGCGGTTGGCCTCGATGAAATCGGGCGCCGCCGCCATGAACAACGTCTTGCCGTCCGGCCCGCCCAGCGCCGCCGCAAAGATGCCCAGTTCGCCGGTATCGATTTGTTCCAGAATCTCGCCGCCGCGCGCCAGCCGCACGATGCGCTTGCCGATCGCGTCGGCCACCCACAGCGCGCCCTCGGCGTCCAGCGCGCCGCCGTCCGGCCCGATGGCCGACGCTTCGATCAGCACCGACAGGTCGTCCGACTCCGGCAGGGCGCCGAAGTGGGCCCAGTCGCGCCGCGGCCCCAGCGCCCCGTCCGCCAGGATGTCGAATTCCGAGATCCGGTTGCCGAAGGTCTCGTTGACGATCAGGGTCTTGCCGTCGGGGGTGATGAACGAACCGTTGGGAAACCACAATCCGTCCGCCACCACCTGGGCCACCCCGTCCGGATCCACCCGCACCAGGGTGGTGGTGGCGAAAGGCTCGCCAGCCATCAGGTCGAAACCGAAATTGCCCACGTAGGCGCGGCCCAGCTCGTCGACCACCATGTCGTTGACCGGTCCGCCGGTCAGGGCGGACAGGTCGCAATGCGTGACCAGCCGGCCGTCGGGCTCGCGCCGCAGCAGCTTGCGGTCCTTCATGGAGGAAATCAGCAGGCGTCCGTCCGGCAGCCACCCCAGGCCGGACGGCTGCTCCAGGACCCGGCAGATGACTTCCACCCGGCCCTCCAGGTCGACGGCGATGACCTTGCCTGTATAGAAGTCCGATGCCCACAGGCGCCCGTCGCGCCAGCGCAGTCCCTCCAGGAAGGTGTACCCCGAGGCCAGCACGGACAATTCGCGTTGCGGCATGGCTTTGTCTCCCACGGCTTTCTCCTTATTGGTGACGGCGGGCCTGGCAGGCCCAATATCTGTATGGATGGCGCCCGCCCCGGGGCAACGCCTGGGCGTCCCGGGGCCAGGCCATTTTGTCATGAGGCCGGCGCGGCGGCAGTCGGGGTTGACCCGTCCCCAACCTGACAACTAACTGTCAGGTTGGCGGCGTTAACATCGCGCCCCAAGGGTTAACCCGCGCCGGTTGCCCTCCGGCATATCCGTCATTGGACCGATCCGCCCCGCCCCATGCCGGCGGGTAAGGCCTTCCCCCGGGCCGACCGCGACGATCCCCGTTTTCCTGTTTTTGAAGATGAATACAAAGAAGCTGACGCGTTACATCGGCATCGCCATGGTGCTGGGCGTCGTGGTGGGCTATTTCTGCAACAAGTACGCGCAGAACGCGCAAGAGGCCAAGGAAATCGCCTCGTACTTCAGCCTGATCACCGACATCTTCCTGCGCATGATCAAGATGATCATCGCGCCCCTGGTATTCGCCACCCTGGTGTCCGGCCTGGCCAGCATGAGCGATGCCAGCGCCGTCGGCCGCATCGGCCTGCGCGCCATGTTCTGGTTCATCGCGGCCTCTGCCATCTCGCTGCTGCTGGGCCTGGCGCTGGTCAACATCTTCCAGCCCGGCGCGCACCTGAACCTGGCGCTGCCCGACGCGGCCGCCACGGCCGGCCTGAAGACCGGCGACTTCACCCTCAAGGCCTTCATCGCGCACGTGTTCCCCAAGAGCATCGCCGAAGCCATGGCCAATAACGAGATCCTGCAGATCCTGGTGTTCTCGCTGTTCTTCGGCGCGGCGCTGTCGTTCATCCGCGGCAAGGGCCACAACACCATCTACAACATGATCGACGAGCTGGCCAAGATCATGTTCCGCGTCACCGACTACGTGATGCGCTTCGCGCCGCTGGGCGTGTTCGCCGCCATGGCCGCCGCCATCACCACCGAGGGCCTGGGCGTGCTGGTCAGCTACGGCAAGCTGATCGGCGAGTTCTACCTGGGGCTGGCGCTGCTGTGGGCCATCCTGTTCGGCGTGGGCTACCTGTTCCTGGGCCGTTCGACCTTCCGCCTGGGCGGCCTGATCAAGGAACCGACCCTGCTGGCCTTCTCGACCGCCAGCAGCGAATCGGCCTATCCCAAGACCATCGAGGCGCTGGAGCGTTTCGGCGTGTCCAAGCGCATTTCGGGTTTCGTGCTGCCGCTGGGCTACTCGTTCAACCTGGACGGCTCGATGATGTACCAGTCGTTCGCGGTGCTGTTCATCGCGCAGGCGTACAACATCGAGATGAGCTTCTCGCAGCAACTGACGCTGCTGCTGGTGCTGATGGTGACCAGCAAGGGCATGGCGGGCGTGGCGCGCGCCTCGCTGGTGGTGGTGGCGGCGACGCTGCCGATGTTCCACCTGCCCGAGGCCGGCCTGCTGCTGATCATGGGCATCGATCAGTTCTTCGACATGGGCCGCACCGCCACCAACGTCGTCGGCAACAGCCTGGCCACCGCCGTCATCGCCAAGATGGAAGGCAAGGAAGAGGACCTGGCGGCCGCCGATGCCGCCGCCGACACTGCCACCGGCGCGGTTTCAGCGCCGCCGCGCACGGCCTCGCGCGAGGCCTGAGCCAGGCGCGCCGACTCGTTCCAGAACCGCAAGCACGGGCCCCGCGATGAATGCGGGGCCCGTTTTTCATGAGTCGGCCGATCCCGCGGCCCGCCTGGGGCCGCCGCGTGGATTCAGTCGTTGACCGAACACGACACCGGCGCGCCGTCCTCGAATTCCACGTCGTAGGTGTGCACCGGGTCCCAGGGCAGCGTGAACCACAGTTCATAGCCGTCGCCGTCCTCGTCGAACAGCCAGAGGGCGCGCAGCACGGCCTTCCCGGCCATCGCCTCGGCGGTTTCCTCGCCCAGCAGTTGGTCGTCCTCGATGCCGAGCTTCTTGTAGTGTTCGTACGAGTAGTTGTCCAGCAGGAAGTCGGCCGCGGCCAGGACCTGCTCATCGAGATTGTCGATGATGGCCTTGACCACCTTGGACGCCGCGCCGGAGGGCTCCTCGCCGTCGGTCTGCACCATGACGTGGATGGGCGGACGCCCCTCGCCCACAGGCACGTTTTCGGCGGCCCAGAGATCGGGTTCTTCGGGGTCCTGGGTGAAATTGAATCGTGCCATCACGCGCTCCGGAAAATAAGGCAGACGGGCCGCTCGCCCGCTGGCGGCGTCCTCGTCCGCCCATTTAACCAGATGCGCGTGCCGCCCGCTTGTCCGGCGACAAGGTCTGGCGGTTTCCTCAGGCCGCCACCAGGCCGTCGGCCTCGGCCGCGCGCGCGGGCGTCGGCGCGCGCGCCGGCGCATAGTGGGTCGAGAACACCAGGCGGCCGGCGCTCCAGGTATGGCTGATGAGCGGCAACGCGCCAACCTGCGCCACGGCCACCAGGTCGGCGCGCTGGCCCACCGCGATGCGGCCGCGATCGGCCAGGCCGCAGGCGTCGGCCGGATTCGCCGTCACCAGCGCGATCGCCTGCGGCAGCGTCAGGTCGGTCTGCGCCGTCACCGCGAAGGCCGCGGCGATCAGGGTCGAGGGCTGGTAATCCGAGCACAGACAGCTGGCCACGCCCGCGCGGATCGCGTCGATGGCGCGCATCGAACCGCTCTGGCTCTTGCCGCGCAGCACGTTGGGCGCGCCCAGGATGGTGGGCAGGCCGCAGGACACCGCGGCGCGGGCGGTATCGAGCGTGATCGGAAACTCGCTCATCGCCACGCCCAGGTTGCGCATGGTGGCGATGCGATGGATCGAATCGTCGTCATGGCTGGCGGTGGGGATGCCCCGGTCGCGCGCATGCGCCAGCAGCGTTTCCACACGCTGCACCGCGCCATCCTTGGCGCGCGCCTTGGCATGCGCGGCCTCCTCGGCCTGCTCGCGGCTCATGGCGTGGTTGCCGATCATGTATTGCAGGTATGACTCCAGCGTCTTGAACTGGCCCTGGCCCGGCGAATGGTCCATCACCGACAGCAGGTCCACCGCGCCCTCGTCCATCAGCTGCCGCAACACCGGCACCGAGGTGGCGTCGGTCACTTCGTAGCGGCAGTGCACGCGGTTGTCGACCAGGCTGTGCTGGCGGAAGGCGCGCACGCTGCGCACCACCTGCGCGGCGGTGTCGTTGTTGCGCACGCCCCATTCGCTGTTGGCGAACGACAGCGCATGATAGGGCGTGGTGATGCCGGCCGCGGCGTTGCGGCGATCCACCTGCGCCACCGCGAAATCCAGCGGGAACAGCACTTTCGAGCGCGGCTCGGCTTCCTTTTCGATGGCATCGCAATGCAGGTCGACCAGGCCCGGCACCAGCGTCAGGCCGCGCAGGTCGATCTCGCGGTCGGCCGCGGCGCCATCGGGCGCGATGGCGGCGATGACGCCGTCGTCGATCAGGACGGCGCTGTCTTCCAGCACGCGGTCGGGCAAGACGACGTGGGCGTGGGTCAGGTAGGTGCTGGTCATGCTCACTCCAATTCGACGGCGGCCTGCGCGGGACGCAGGGCCAGGACCCGCGACGCCACCGCGTCGCGCACTTCTTCATCGTGGAAGATGCCCAGCAGGCAGCGGCCGGCGGCGCGCGCTTCGCGGATCAGCGCCACCACCACCGCGCGGTTGTCCGGATCCAGCGACGCGGTCGGCTCGTCCAGCAGCAGGATGGGATGCCGGGCGATGAAGCCGCGGGCGATGTTGACCCGTTGCTGTTCGCCGCCCGAGAACGTGGCGGGCGCCAGCCCCCACAGCCGCTGCGGCACGTTCAGGCGGCGCAGCATGGCGGCGGCGCGCTCGCGCGCCTCGCCGGCGTCGATGCCGGCCATGCGCAGCGGCTCGGCCACCACGTCCAGCGCCGACACGCGCGGGATTACCCGCAGGAACTGGCTGACGTAGCCGATGACGTCGCGCCGCAGCGCCAGAATGCGCTGCTCGGGCGCGCCGACCAGCTCGACCCAGCTGTCGCCGGCGCGCACGCGGATGCTGCCTTCGGTGGCCAGGTAGTTGCCGTAAAGGCAGCGCAGCAGGGTGCTCTTGCCGGTGCCCGACGGGCCGGCCAGCACCAGGCAGTCGCCGGCGGCGGCGTCGAAATCGACCGCCTCCAGCACCGGCAGGCGAATGCCGCCCTGGTTGTGCAGGGTGAACATCTTTCCGAGGCCCCGCACCTCGATCATGGGAGTCGCAACGGTCATGGTCAGCTCTGCAAAATGGAAGACACCAGCAACTGGGTGTAGGGATGCTGCGGGTCGTCGAGGATCTGGTCGGTCAGGCCGCTTTCGACCACCTCGCCGCCGCGCATCACCAGCGTGCGATGCGCCAGCAGGCGCGCCACCGCCAGGTCGTGCGTCACCACGATCGCGGCCAGGCCCAGGTCGGTCACCAGCTGGCGCAGCAGGTCCAGCAGGCGCGCCTGCACCGACACGTCGAGCGACGCGGTCGGCTCGTCCATGAACACCAGGCGCGGATGGGTCACCAGATTGCGGGCGATCTGCAGGCGCTGCTGCATGCCGCCGGAGAACGAGGCCGGCGCGTCGTCCAGGCGACCTGCGTCGATCTCCATCTTTTGCAGCCAGCTGCCCGCGGCCTGGCGCAACTCGCCGTAGTGGCGGTCGCCCACCGCCATCAGGCGCTCGGCGATGTTGGCGCCGGCGCTGACCTGCATGCGCAGGCCGTCGCGGGCGTTCTGGCGCACGAAGCCCCAGTCGGTGCGGGCCAGCAGCCGCAGGCGCGCGCCGGACAGCGCGGCCAGGTCGGTGAAGCCCTGGTCGCGGGTGTCGTACCAGACGCTGCCGGCGTCGGGCGCGGTCTGGTACGACACGGCCGACAGCAGCGTGCTCTTGCCGGAACCGGATTCGCCCACCACGCACAGCACCTCGCCGGGGAACAGGTCGAAACTGACGTTGCGGCAACCGTGCACGCCGTCCCAGGTGCGCGTCATGCCGCGCACGGAAAGCAAGGGTTGGGCGTTCATGCGGTGGCTTCCTTTTCGGCTTGCGCGGCCTGGCGGTCGTTGCAGTATTCGGTATCGGAGCAGACGAAGCGGCGCGTGCCGGCGTCGTCCAGGATGATCTCGTCCAGGAAGCTGTCGCGCGAGCCGCACAGGTCGCAGCATTCCGACCACTTCTCCACGGTGAAGGGATGGTCCTCGAAGTCCAGGCTCTTGACCCGGGTGTACGGCGGCACCGCGTAGACCCGCTTCTCGCGGCCGGCGCCGAACAGCATCAGCGCCGGGCTGTTGTCGAGCTTGGGGTTGTCGAACTTCGGGATCGGCGACGGCCGCATCATGTAGCGGTCGTTGACGATCACGGGATAGTCGTAGGTGGTGGCGATGTGGCCGTGCTGGGCGATGTCCTCGTACAGCTTGACGTGCATGCCGCCGTATTCGGCCAGCGCGTGCATGGTGCGGGTCTCGGTCTCGCTCGGTTCGAGCCAGCGCAGCGGCTCGGGGATCGGCACCTGGAACACCATGATCTGGTCGGCCCGCAGCGGCGTTTCCGGAATGCGGTGGCGCGTCTGCACGATGCTGGCGTCGCGGGTCGATTCGGTGGTGGCCACGCCGGTCACGCGGCCGAAGAAGCGGCGGATGTTGATGGCGTTGGTGGTGTCGTCCGAGCCCTGGTCGATCACCTTGAGCACGTCGCCCGGGCCGATGATCGACGCGGTCACCTGGATGCCGCCCGTGCCCCAGCCGTAGGGCAGCGGCATCTCGCGGCTGCCGAACGGCACCTGGTAGCCGGGAATCGCCACCGCCTTGAGCAGCGCGCGGCGCAGCATGCGCTTGGTGGACTCGTCGAGGTAGGCGAAGTTGTAGTGGTCGTCGCGTTCGACCGCGGCGCCGGGAGTATGGGAAGTTTTCATGGGGCAACGGCCTCGTCCAGCTGGCGGGTGGTCTCGGGGGCCGGCGCGGCGCGTTCGGCGCGCAGGCGGCGCAGCAGTTCCAGGTTGGCCTGGAAGTCCACGTAGTGCGGCAGCTTCAAGTGCTGCACAAAGCCGGAGGCCTCGACGTTGTCGCTGTGGTACAGCACGAACTCATGGTCGTTGGCCGGCGCATCGGCGCGTTCACCCAGGTCGCGCGCCTTCAGGGCGCGGTCCACCAGCGCCATCGACATGGCCTTGCGTTCGCCGTAGCCGAAGGTCAGGCCATAGCCGCGGGTGAACTTGGGGCCTTCCTCGGCATTGCCGGAGAACTGGCTCACCATCTGGCATTCGGTGATCTCGATCTCGCCCACCGTCACGGCGAAACCCAGTTCCTCGATGTGCATCTCGACTTCCAGGGAGCCGTAGCGGATCTCGGCGGCGAACGGATGCGTGTTGCCGTAGCCGCGCTGCGTGGAATAGCCCATCGACAAGAGAAAGCCCTCGTCGGCGCGCGCCAGGTTCTGCAGGCGCGCCGCGCGCGAGGCCGGGAAGTCCAGCGGCTGGCGCGTCAGGTCGAAGGGCTCGGGATCGCCTTCGGGCACCGGCTCGGCGTCGATCAGGTCGTCGTGCGCCAGCAGGTCCGTCACGCGTGGCATGGCGCTGTCCAGCGGCTCGCCGGCCGCCGGCAGGGCGTCGGCCTCGCGCTCGGCTTCCAGCGAGAAGTCCAGCAGGCGCTGGGTGTAGTCGTAGGTCGGCCCCAGGATCTGCCCGCCCGGCACGTCCTTGAAGGTCGACGAGATGCGGCGCTGCAGGCGCATGGCGCCGGTGTCGATCGGCTGGGTGTAGCCGTAGCGCGATAGCGTGGTGCGGTAGGCGCGCAGCAGGAACACCGCCTCGATCACGTCGCCGGCGGCCTGCTTGAGCGCCAGCGCCGCCAGTTGCGGATCGTAGAGCGAGCCTTCCGCCATCACGCGCGACACCGCCAGCGGCATCTGTTCGCGGATCTGGTCCAGGCTCAGTTCGGGCAAGGCCCGGTCGCCGCGCCGGTAGTCGTCCAGCATGCGGTAGGAATTGAGGATGGCGCGTTCGCCACCTTTGACGGCCACGTACATGTCAGCTCTCCACGCGCGTGCTGCGGGGCAGCGCGCACAGTTGCCGTCCGTGCGTCAGGAACACGTCGACGCCCAGCGGGAAACGTTGATGGTTGATGCGCCAGTCGCGCCAGAAGCCTTCCGGCAGGCCGGCGGCGCGCAGCGCCTGGCGGCCCTGGATGCCGGGACCGGCCAGCGAAACCTCGGGGCCGGCGTCCAGCGATGCGACCTCGATCAGCAGCGTGGTGGACAGGTCCGGATAGGCCGGGTCGCCCGGGTGGCAGGACGCCAGCGTCGGCGCCGCGCTACCGGCCGGCACCACGGCAAAGCGCGCCAGCGAGGCCGACGGCACCACCGGGCAGGCGCAATGGAAGCGCAGGAAGTCCAGCACGCCGGCGTCCAGGCCCTGCGGCAGCCAAAGCGGCGTGTCCACGTCCACCAGCGTCAGCAACAGCGCGGTCAGCGCCGGCGACAGGCCGGCCGGCACGCCGCAGGTGGCGGCCACGTCGTACACGCGGCCCGGATGCGCCATGGCATCGAGCGCGGTGCGGAAGGTGGTCTGCGCATC from Achromobacter xylosoxidans includes the following:
- a CDS encoding carbon-phosphorus lyase complex subunit PhnI, yielding MYVAVKGGERAILNSYRMLDDYRRGDRALPELSLDQIREQMPLAVSRVMAEGSLYDPQLAALALKQAAGDVIEAVFLLRAYRTTLSRYGYTQPIDTGAMRLQRRISSTFKDVPGGQILGPTYDYTQRLLDFSLEAEREADALPAAGEPLDSAMPRVTDLLAHDDLIDAEPVPEGDPEPFDLTRQPLDFPASRAARLQNLARADEGFLLSMGYSTQRGYGNTHPFAAEIRYGSLEVEMHIEELGFAVTVGEIEITECQMVSQFSGNAEEGPKFTRGYGLTFGYGERKAMSMALVDRALKARDLGERADAPANDHEFVLYHSDNVEASGFVQHLKLPHYVDFQANLELLRRLRAERAAPAPETTRQLDEAVAP
- the phnH gene encoding phosphonate C-P lyase system protein PhnH — protein: MHQELLGAAAASRRLLPGFADPVNDAQTTFRTALDAMAHPGRVYDVAATCGVPAGLSPALTALLLTLVDVDTPLWLPQGLDAGVLDFLRFHCACPVVPSASLARFAVVPAGSAAPTLASCHPGDPAYPDLSTTLLIEVASLDAGPEVSLAGPGIQGRQALRAAGLPEGFWRDWRINHQRFPLGVDVFLTHGRQLCALPRSTRVES